The genomic stretch GCGTAGCTGAGCGGCGTCCCGTGCAGCGACCGCCTCGGCGAGTTGGTCGTTCAGCATGTGCAGTTGGTGGACGCGAGGCTTGGCGACGGAGACCGCGGCATCGTAGAGCTCGCGGATCCGGGCCAGTGCCTCGGGCTGCACGGGACCGAGACGGGCAGTACTGGCTCCCAGTGTCGTGTTGCTTCCCGACACCTCTGCCAGGCGGCGTTGCCTGTGTTGGCAGCACCGCTGCCAACACAGGCGTCAACACTGCTGCCCGGACGGCAGCGCCGGTGCTTCGGGTCCCCTTGAACGACAGGCCGGCAACCCGAGCTGGCTTCGAGTTCAGGAGTACCCTGTGTCCCCTCCCGCGCCCTACCGTCGCGACCCCAACGACCTGATCGCCTTCGTCGCCGTACTCATCCTCGGCGTCACCCTGCTTGCCATGGGAGTGCCCGCCGCGTCCCTGGTAGTGGTCACTGTCGGCCTCGCCCAGCTCTACGCCATATGGCAGGGAGCCCGTCCCTCCCCTCAGCCGATCCCCAGCCGGGACCCCGATACTTCCCTCTCCACCGCTCCTGAAGCGGAACCGCCTGCCGAACTCCCCACCGACTTCGCCTGAAACACTCCGGGTACGGCCCCGTCCGTACCCGGAGCACCTTCCACACATGAGAACGACGTCGCCCAACCGATGGCGCGGTACTCACCGGTGCCAACTGAGCCCAACTCCGTCACCCAGCCATCAACGGACAGCACAAGCAACGCCAGTGACCTCAACCCATTGGATCGGCCACAGAGGCTGCCAAGGCTCCCGCAAGTTCGTCTTCCCATCCGCGTCATATACGGGGACGGCCCCTTGTCCCGCGCGGCCACCCTTAAACAGCCGCCGATGCACGCCAAGACCCGCGCCAGCAGTCGAGGACGGAACCGCGAGCCTCGAGGGAGAAGCCCCATTCTTCAGCCTCCGGCCGACGTAGCCGTCGTCGCTGCGGCGATGGCCGGAGTCGCTGTAACCGTCGCGCATTCCGTGGGCTCCGGCGAACGGTTGCTCTTGTCGTCCATCGGAACCTTCAGATGCCTGTCGTACAGGTCCTGCCAGCCATCTGTCCTGATCTTCTCCACGACGTCGCACACCCTGCGCTGAAGCTCCGGGTCATCGAGGTGCATGCCGATGCCCCAGGACTCCGTACTGTCCTTCAGGCTGTCGCGAATCATCTTCAGCCTGTCGTCGGTGGAGAGGAAGCCAGCCAGGACCGCCCTGTCAGTACTGACGACCTCGGTCCTTCCGCCATCGTCTAGAAGATCATCCACACATTGCTGGTAGTCCGCCTTCTCGATGACGGTGAAATTCTTGTCCGGGTAGGAGCTCTCGAGCCGTTCTGCGGATGTCGAGCTGCTGGCAGTGCAGAAGACCGTGCCGGGTCGCAGGTCGGCAACGGAGTTGACTTCCGCGTAGGTCCGCCCGCCATTCTCGCGGAACGCGACCTTCCCAGGTTCGCCCGTGTGCATCAGTAGCGCCTGCTGGGTGACGAAGTACGGGCCAGCGAACCTGACCAACCTCTTGCGCTTGGTGGTGATGCTGTAGCTCCCCACGGTAAGGAGAACGTTTCCCAACTCCACCTCAGATTCCCGAACCTCGGTCCCTAGGGGGACGAACTTGATGGTGCCGGTAAACCCCAGCCCGCGGACGATCTTAACCGCGTACTCGATATCGAATCCCGTCCACTCACCGTTCGCCTGCTGCTCGCTGAGTCCGGGCTGATCCTCTTTCACCCCGACCCTGAGAACCTGCTCCTTCATGGCCTTCTCGAGCCTCGCCGACACCTGTGGAACCTTCGCCTTGCTGTGATTCTCCGGGCTGCGACTCACCTCCGGTCGCGGCCCGCGTGTTTCGTTCCCGGACTGCCAGTCCCGAATGACTAACGCTCCGCCTACCAGCAGGCTCAAGCTCACGACCCCGACCCAAGCCGATCGCCGCCAGCGTCCAGGGCTCCGCGCTGGGCCGCTTCCGGCCCCAGGGGCCGCCAGCGGCCCAGCGGCTCGACTACCGATACCGTCCGACGCTAGGTGCCGGACAGCGCCATCCGCGGCGAGAGGGTTGTCCTTCCCGTCCGCAGTCGACGAACGGGCAGTCTCGTTCGCCGTAGCCGGTGCGGAGACCCGGCCCGTGGCGTCACCAGCGGGAACGTTGGCCGTACCGTCCGCGCACGGCGAGGGGACAGCACCGTCGGACACGCTCTCCGTCCGGCCCAAGGACTGCGGAGTCCTCCGCGAATGCTCCTGGACGGCGGCACGTTCGGCCGCGTCGAGGAGCCCGCGTCCGATGTCCCTCTGCATGCGCCGCTCCTGCGGCACTACGACCAGTTTGTCCACAAGCGTGTCGAGAAGCCACAACGGGATCAGCCTGCGACCTCGACAGAACTCGCTCCACTGGTTACGTCCATAAGGGAAACGGCTCTCCAACTCACGCAGAGTCAGCCCATCAGTGAGCCTCCTCAGCCACTCGGCCAGCTCCGCCGCCTCCGGCGTGCTCGCATCGATGGGGCCGGGCCTCGCCCCCTGCCGCTGCGAAGGCCGTTCCTCATCCAATCCCACCAGATCCCCCCGGTAAGCTCTGCTGCTCTTTGTCCGTTGTCCCCCATTCGGCACTTCCTGACCTGCGGTGACAGCAACGGACTGAACGGACTTACTAGCGTCAACTCAACCTGATTTTCCACCCGTTCACACCGCGGAAGGAAAATCCGATGCGTACCCGACTTCGCAGCCTCAGGCGGCTCAGCCCTAGCCCCCGCAAACTGGCATTCGCGGGAGTTCTCACCACCGGAGCCGTTCTCCTTCTCCTAGACGTTCCCTCCGACTGGTTCACCGTCATCGGGCTCGCCCTCGCCTACGTCACCCCCCAGCCCTCCGCCCAAGGCCGCACCCGTAGCACCGGCCGAAAGCGCAGCAGGAACCAACGCCGGAACACTCACTAAGCCGTCATCACACCATCCCAGACATCGAGACATGTCTGCCGATTCGCCGAAGGCACCGATGGGAAAGCAGCAGGGACCGCCAGACGGTCTGGCAGTTGAGACGGAGGCGCCATGGGCGCGAGCGTGTACGGAGATTACGCGGAGAGCAGGGCGGACCGGGCAGCAGAACGAACCGGCCAACAAGACCAAACAGACGCCATCGGCGAAGGGCTCTCCGCTATCGCCTACGCCCTACTGGACGTAGCCGCAGCCATCCGGGAGAACACCGAGGCGCGCCAGTAGCGCAATAGTGACCACGCCACCGCGACCAGCCGCCGCGGCCGCACACGGTTAAGGGTGGCCCACGGGCAGGTGCAGGGCGCAAACGTCTGCGCCCTCCACCTTCTCGCACACACGGCCGTGGAGGCCATCCCGTCACAGCACTCTCGTATCGGCCCAGCAGCCAACCCATCCGCCTTGCCGTGCGGCAACGGACCCCGCCGGACCGCTACCACCGCGGCACTCAAAGCCCGTCGTCCCGCCCAGACAGGGGTCGTTCCTTGAACTGCCTCTCCGACGCAATGGGGCAGGGGCGCGTGGCCAGCTCATGATGCCGAACGCCTCTGTGGAAGGGCGCCTCTACCCACGGCGAGCAGAGCGGTGAGCAGGATGAGGGCCGAGGGCAACATCAGCACACAGCATGGAAAGCGCCATCCATCCGCCGCGTTCTCCGCGCCGCCAGCCGCACCCCTCACTCCGTGCGTGCACAGTGATCCGTGCCTGCCCCTCGACCCGCTCCCCACACAGGACGAACGCATCCCGCAGCACCTCTCGCATAGCCTCCTCCGTCGGCACCTCGTCCAGCGGCTCCCCTGCGTCCTGGATGACAACCCGGCCTCGGTGCTCCAGCATCCTGGCCCGGACGTCTGCAGGTTCCGCCTCTGTCCCGAAGAGGGTCCCGCACTCCTGCGGCGGCGGCTTCAGGGCAAGGCCGCGTAGCCCGGCGAACTCTCCCGGGCTCGCCAGCGTCCAACGCGCCGCCGCAGGGGAGTGAACTCAGCCCGTCCCCGGACCTGGACATCTCAGCGACCGCTGCCGCCACATCGCTCCTACGGCTCTCGGGGGACCTCGGGTGCGGCCGTAGGACACGAGGACCAAAAGCGCCGTCGAAGTGGTCGCCACGGAGAGCTCCCGGGACCAGCAGAGGTCGATCACCGCACCGAGTAGCAGGGCCAGACCGATGACATACGGCAGGAGGTAGCGATCCACGAACGGCGGATACACCAGTGAGACAACGAGCAGTATCCCCATCGGCACTACGAGAAGCGGGAACGCATTGGGAGGATCGGCGGGCACTTTCCGGGAGTGGCGCCGTGCTCCGGATTGCCTGTGGCGCCCAGGGGTGTGCTCCCGCAGTCTCTCGCGATCGACGGGCTCAGCTAGTTGCGCCTGGTTCGCCGGGCTTGGGCGCTGGCTGTTCGGGAGTGAATGTCTGGGCTTGGGAGTCGGGCGTTGGCAGGTCGGCCTGCAGGCTTATTCTGATGCGGTCGCTGGCGCGCAGGATGGTGGTGGGTGAGGGGGGTGCCTGCCAGACGGCCAGATGGTAGTCCTCGACCGGGTCGCGCTGGATGCCGTCGGGGTTGATGGTGCGTCCGCGGGCGTGGACACGGAGCCGGTACCATCCCGGGCCGGCCGTGCTGAGGATGGGAAGGCTCTCGACGGCTCCTTCCTCGAAGGCGTCAACGCGCAAGCGTCCCTGGCTGGAGTGGACGCTGACTTCGACGATTTCTTCCCACGCGTCGGCGGTGCTGGACGGTTCCGCGGCAAGGAGGGCGACGCGGACGCGGCCGGTTCCCGTGTGGATGCCCGTACTGATTACCGCACCGTTGGACATGGGGGCCACCAGGCCCGTGCTCCAGTCGGCGGTCTCGATGGGGATCTCGCCGTTGTCGAGAATGCCGAAGGATAGGTCGTCAACGCGGACGGTGGCCCAGTCACTCAACATGTGATCACCCGGTCCGGGGAGGAGGGCTGCGATGGCCGGCAGTACCGGACGGCATCAGGGGCGGGCAACGAAATCTACCCGCCCCTGACGCCGCGCTGGTAGCCGTGATCAGGCCTTCGGTAGGTCTGCCTTCCGATGGGTCAAGGAGTGACGACGATGTGGAAGGGGTCGCCATCAAGGACACGGTTGGCGCGGTAGAACTGAGTGTTCAGCCCACCTTGAGCATTGTTGTCGCCCACGGCAATCATGCAGGCGCTCGCGCCCCTCGGCCCTGTCTCCCGGGGCAGGTTGAAGTCGCAGTTGTCGAAAGTGCGTCGGGTTCCGCCGGCTGAGAGCCCTTCCCGGGAGGTGGCCACCGGGTACTCGTCACAGGACTTGCCGGTGATACTGGCCGC from Streptomyces sp. NBC_00690 encodes the following:
- a CDS encoding transporter substrate-binding domain-containing protein; translation: MSLSLLVGGALVIRDWQSGNETRGPRPEVSRSPENHSKAKVPQVSARLEKAMKEQVLRVGVKEDQPGLSEQQANGEWTGFDIEYAVKIVRGLGFTGTIKFVPLGTEVRESEVELGNVLLTVGSYSITTKRKRLVRFAGPYFVTQQALLMHTGEPGKVAFRENGGRTYAEVNSVADLRPGTVFCTASSSTSAERLESSYPDKNFTVIEKADYQQCVDDLLDDGGRTEVVSTDRAVLAGFLSTDDRLKMIRDSLKDSTESWGIGMHLDDPELQRRVCDVVEKIRTDGWQDLYDRHLKVPMDDKSNRSPEPTECATVTATPAIAAATTATSAGG